The following DNA comes from Thermococcus piezophilus.
GTACTCAACCAAACAGTATAAAAACGTTCAGACGCTAAAAGATTTTGAAATCATTCAAGCCAGATGCTATCGTCTCCAAAGTAGTTCAGCTTAACGACAAAGAGCCTAAACGGCTCTTCCCCTTCATTGACAACCCAGTGAAGGGTTTTGGGCTTGACCAGGAATATATCTCCCGGCTTTGCATCGTATTCCTTTTCCCCGATACCGAGTTTTGCCACTCCGCTAATTATGTAGAACAGCTCGTACTGCCTTTCGTGATAGTGCTTTTTAACCGTCTGTCCCGGCTTCACCTCAACTATCTGGGCGTAGCTTCCCTCCGGCAATTCCCCCTCAAAGAGAGGAAGCTTTCTGTATGTCCCACGATCGATGAGGTTTTTGATCTCGGCCTTCATGGTTGTGGATTTGTATGGAGAAATAAAAATGTTGCTAACTACTCAGGGTTTCCCTGTGAAGCTGGAGGACATCAAGGAACACAACGAAGAGACCTGGGAGAACTATCGTCCAGGGGCTGATATTCCAGCCGAGGGCTATTGGGGCCAGTCCAAGGAGAATATACGTTGTAACGGCTATCAGGCCTGATTTAGGAGTATCCATTCGTTTTTTGGAGTACAAATAAATAAGAAAAGGGATGCCGAGAACTATACCTGTCCCAACTCACGCATTCACTTTTTCACATCCCTACACTCTTTTTATTGAAGATAAGATCAACAATAATAAGCATAAGGCCGAATCCAACCCCTTCAAGCAAATGTCTCATGAGATAATAAATCTTTTCGTCCAACAGGTATCCTATGATATCAAGCACAAAAACTGCAAACGCTGGGATGAGCACGTCCAATACTGCTATGGCGTAAGCGGATGTTTCTTCTCCACTAATTTCAAGTACTTTTTGACATGTATAGAACTAGAAGCGAAGATAAAAAGCACTAGAGAATAAATAAAATACTTAGGATTAAATAAAATACTTAGGATTATGATTTTTAAAATATAAAAAGGAAATCAACAGAAGGACGAGAAATGTGGACCAGATGAAAATTTTCTCAGGTTTATTTGTGTTTCTAATCGTCATGGCATACCACTCCCCTAAGGTAAAGTGCCTTTTTGTTTGAATGGCAATATGATCGCATACTCAACTGACAGTACGACCAAGATTGTGCCTAATATTGCTGCTATAGCAAAGACTTTCCATTCTTCATAACAAGCCTTTAATAGGTATGCCCACCCAAATTCGACAAGGCAAGCAAAGACACCACCAAATAACAATCCACGCACTATCTCATATCTCCTGAGAAATAGCACGACAATGAGACAGGGTATACCAAAATTGCCGACGTGACCAAGAGTCCAAGAATAATAGCATTTGAAAGACTAGTCTTTTCATATGTTGACAGGATATTCCCAGCCAAGAAAATAATAAAAAAGACTAAAAAGTGGACCCAAGTTTTTTCCTAATTTCAAAAGCTTTCCATTATATCCCCCTCATGGGGGTATGGAACTTACCCACGTTGTGCCATGTTCCAAACAGCAGTTGCTATCTGCACTTATACACCATGCACAATTTGCAACTACGCACGCAATGCACACATATGGAGTAACCCAAATTGTGATGGCACAGGCTGGACCACAATGTCCCGCACTTGTACAACAGTCTATGGCACATATCCAATTCATAGTACAGCAGTATTCACTACAACTCGAAAACAATCCGCAGTCACTATCAGAGGTACATTCATGTGTGCAGCTACTAGTGGAAGTATATTCTCCGTTAGTAGTTAATACAATAGTCTTAATTGCAGGAGTAGATTGTTGGCTTTTTTGAGTGTTATCACCATCATAGAAGGAGAGATCTCACCGTTACTCCCTGCACAGGCTTTGAAAACTCGTACAGCGCTATCACGTGCTTCTTGTCCTTTAGCGGGATTCCCATAGCTAGCATGGTTATCTTTTCCCCGTTATATTCAATCGTATGCTTGACGATTTTAACTTGAGAGTTGTCAACGTCCCACGGCTTTGTCAGCTTCCAGAAGTCCCTTGTAGTTGCTAGCTTGAAGGATATATGTGCTTTAGACCAGTTCTTCTGGACCATGTCAATGGGCTTTGTAACTGCGAAGGGATTCACGTACCCTTTCAATTCTGGATACTTCGGGTAGCTGACTACATAGGCTCCGTATGCTCCAACGAGGAGCAAGACCACAAATATGGCCAGCAGTGCACGTTTTCTCATCGACCCCCAACGGGTTTTTGCGTTAAATTTTTTCATTTTATTATATATAACACTTTCGTTTGAACTGAGCCCGGTTTATATTATGAATTACAAAAATTACCACGAACTAATCTAAGTTATTTCCCTTTGCATTCCCTTTAACACTAATGTTAGGCTGGGGTTTTTCATCAAGCTACCTCTCGAGCTTTCCGAAAAGGTCATGCTTCATTGTAACTCCGAACAGGAAATCCAAGAAACGCCCCCAAAGATTGTTGGCCTAGCCGAATCAAAAGGCTGGTGAGTAACTACTGTCATCACCAAAACAGAAACGGCAACCGTTCCATACCATATGAGGGCCTCTACAAGCTCGATTTGGGCTTCAGAATGAAAGCCAGAACCGTGGGTATTAAGAAGAATCCAAGAAAACCCCCCACTGCCGATGACAATACCAAGACTTAAATCGTTCTCGTTCACTCTAACTGCTGAACTAAGGCCAAAAAGAACAGCGAATGCAATAAATGCACTTTTTAAATTGAGGCGAGGGTTCACAACACCCTATCATAAATTTTTTGCCTATTGGGTTTGAATCTCTCTTTTCGACCTTCATCTAAACACTCAAAAGGCTTTTATAGTTCGCTTTCCATACCCCCCTGGACAAACGTAAACGGTGATGACCATGGAGGCACTTGAGAAGGCCCTCAGATGGGCTGAGGACAACCTGAAGGCGGACTACATAGAGCTGCGCTATGAAAGCCTGAAGAAGACGACTCTCGGACTCAAAGACGGTGTTTTTACGAGCTTCACTGGAAAGCTCCAGCAGGGTGTCGCAATAAGGGTTTTCGCCTATGGTGCTTGGGGTTTCTCTTCAAC
Coding sequences within:
- a CDS encoding cupin domain-containing protein; translated protein: MKAEIKNLIDRGTYRKLPLFEGELPEGSYAQIVEVKPGQTVKKHYHERQYELFYIISGVAKLGIGEKEYDAKPGDIFLVKPKTLHWVVNEGEEPFRLFVVKLNYFGDDSIWLE